The proteins below come from a single Tribolium castaneum strain GA2 chromosome 9, icTriCast1.1, whole genome shotgun sequence genomic window:
- the LOC100142571 gene encoding uncharacterized protein LOC100142571 yields the protein MCLHSCTSSFGAKMTCKLIAVILCSAVFLKASTAAVETENDIARGLDAKGLLNSIAGNLMSRGYGATAPGGSQVVSLNLTNLLVLVLLKALIFAAGSLGTGTWKGGLGRSSEGEEQILTEDEVLLFLSYLTGSPGDNGCLQNVACQQPQQAKKYVSAGDMLLKATKMLALDPDRSYEYVLKEVEQAADVGLAGGDCARFRCGLNEKQ from the exons atgtgcTTGCATTCTTGCACCAGCTCTTTCGGCGCAAAGATGACTTGTAAACTCATTGCAGTGATTTTATGTTCGGCTGTTTTCCTAAAAGCGTCAACAGCTGCCGTTGAAACCGAAAATGATATCGCAAG AGGTCTGGACGCTAAAGGGCTCCTGAACTCAATCGCCGGCAATTTGATGTCGCGTGGTTACGGCGCCACGGCGCCCGGTGGTTCCCAGGTGGTTTCTCTGAATTTGACAAACTTGCTCGTTTTGGTGCTTCTCAAGGCCTTGATTTTCGCAGCTGGGTCTTTGGGCACGGGCACTTGGAAGGGCGGCTTAGGCCGAAGCAGCGAAGGCGAAGAGCAAATCCTCACCGAAGACGAAGTTCTACTTTTCTTGAGTTACTTAACCG gTTCGCCCGGTGATAACGGATGTCTGCAAAACGTAGCATGTCAACAACCTCAACAAGCGAAGAAATACGTCTCTGCCGGTGATATGCTCCTTAAAGCCACCAAGATGCTGGCGCTTGATCCTGACAGGAGCTATGAGTACGTCCTGAAGGAGGTGGAGCAAGCCGCTGATGTGGGGCTGGCAGGGGGCGATTGCGCCAGATTTAGGTGCGGTTTGAACGAGAAACAATGA
- the LOC103312691 gene encoding uncharacterized protein LOC103312691, with protein sequence MGLLKVLLLLATCSAIRTEPEKPPPTITRTEIKVSRSLNPEDMQTLNVMTKDGNVAQLIVKRRDRKTEQQDDRKNQFSRAIYANWIPVSSFYYQPNIIRLDTIALVRNATQEKKPNVVDSDRIPNVPKPVTIRSGDIFIKNNEPKRARSIVQMDQDGIPVIHGVRVPDDETDRQTWRNARVINGELVPYEEGYKPPPAVPIGQLIYASQVKDKEDSRSIGPFTKQDNYKSEDNHNSFGPFTVKDNLPAEKPKQNEDYVRFNSQSGIGPFTKADNAKITSSKLIDYIKEINAKESKRDYFARRKYRSYDDNTQMQRRMLQYPGQPSYPNSLLYTPTSKLSPVTFNEGVRTPVLQYAHPELGVQPAKATPEDEEEMVYKDNQYEVDSGRQSQYDGVNSVNYYRKDVINYPYNTYYYKPKPEQPFWIRISESIKDNVQNGFARMQQLTRPVFEPLVEATHKISHNLGFSKEPQAQEKVGLIAPMGSSVILPALGLVAGGAALGLGAAAVGRFLNPNDMRAFGEVNPNDIVVIMEEPPQDGHEEHKRFRRNAEDEYYMQQLVANVEKDKGLHHLAAPHFWSDTSCAKRLFCEVMVRQNDDEVVLMEKKMDSLMASVHPDVANQVSHHLQQVMDSVKMRDCSKLYCNRRYPVPAPAA encoded by the exons ATGGGGCTGCTCAAG GTGCTCCTACTTTTGGCCACGTGTTCCGCCATACGAACGGAACCGGAAAAGCCGCCGCCGACAATCACCCGCACCGAAATCAAAGTCTCCAGGAGCTTGAACCCCGAAgacatgcaaacgctcaacGTCATGACCAAAGATGGGAATGTGGCCCAGCTTATAGTCAAACGACGCGACCGCAAAACTGAGCAACAAGATGACAGGAAAAACCAATTTTCCAGGGCTATTTACGCCAATTGGATACCGGTCTCCTCCTTCTACTACCAGCCCAACATCATACGCTTGGACACTATTGCCTTGGTCCGGAACGCCACCCAGGAGAAGAAGCCCAACGTTGTGGACAGCGACAG AATTCCTAACGTGCCTAAGCCCGTTACCATACGCTCTGGAGACATTTTCATCAAAAACAACGAGCCAAAGCGGGCGCGTTCCATCGTCCAGATGGACCAAGACGGCATTCCGGTGATTCACGGAGTGCGAGTTCCTGATGACGAAACCGACCGTCAAACTTGGCGAAACGCTCGAGTCATCAATGGAGAACTGGTACCATATGAGGAAGGTTACAAGCCACCACCGGCTGTCCCCATCGGTCAGCTAATCTACGCCAGTCAAGTCAAAGACAAAGAAGATTCCAGAAGCATTGGTCCTTTCACCAAACAGGACAACTACAAGAGCGAGGATAATCACAATTCGTTCGGTCCCTTCACTGTTAAGGACAATCTCCCGGCGGAAAAGCCCAAACAAAACGAAGATTATGTCAGGTTTAACAGCCAGTCGGGAATTGGCCCGTTTACGAAAGCCGACAACGCCAAAATCACAAGCTCGAAGTTGATCGATTACATCAAGGAAATCAACGCGAAGGAAAGCAAACGCGATTATTTCGCAAGACGGAAGTACCGCTCGTACGATGACAACACACAGATGCAGAGAAGGATGTTGCAATATCCGGGCCAGCCGTCCTATCCCAACTCCTTGCTCTACACACCTACGTCCAAGTTGAGCCCAGTCACGTTCAATGAGGGCGTTAGAACTCCGGTTTTGCAATACGCGCACCCGGAACTGGGCGTCCAACCCGCCAAAGCTACCCCGGAGGACGAAGAAGAAATGGTTTACAAGGACAACCAATACGAAGTTGACAGTGGCCGACAATCACAATACGATGGGGTCAACAGTGTCAATTACTACCGGAAGGACGTCATCAATTATCCTTACAACACCTACTACTACAAGCCGAAGCCGGAGCAACCGTTCTGGATCCGCATCTCTGAAAGCATCAAAGACAACGTCCAGAACGGTTTTGCCCGAATGCAGCAACTGACCCGTCCAGTGTTCGAGCCTTTGGTCGAAGCCACCCACAAAATATCGCACAATTTGGGCTTTTCCAAGGAGCCGCAAGCCCAGGAGAAGGTGGGGCTGATAGCCCCCATGGGCAGTTCGGTGATTTTGCCCGCGCTGGGGCTCGTGGCGGGCGGGGCGGCCCTGGGGCTTGGCGCGGCTGCGGTTGGTCGCTTCCTAAACCCCAACGACATGCGGGCGTTCGGTGAAGTTAACCCGAACGATATTGTGGTTATTATGGAGGAGCCGCCGCAGGACGGCCACGAGGAGCATAAGAGGTTCCGGCGAAACGCCGAAGATGAGTATTACATGCAGCAGTTGGTTGCAAATGTTGAGAAAGACAAAGGGTTGCATCATCTCGCCGCTCCGCATTTTTGGTCGGACACGTCCTGTGCCAAGCGGCTGTTTTGCGAGGTGATGGTGCGGCAGAACGACGACGAGGTGGTCTTGATGGAGAAGAAAATGGACAGTTTGATGGCATC GGTGCATCCAGACGTCGCCAATCAGGTCTCGCACCATCTCCAGCAAGTCATGGATTCGGTCAAAATGAGGGACTGCTCCAAGCTTTACTGCAACAGGAGGTACCCTGTTCCGGCTCCGGCGGCCTAA
- the LOC103312744 gene encoding uncharacterized protein LOC103312744, whose amino-acid sequence MCYNCEQESAKNETFDDLFDHKTNKSSENNTIKLDRITQPSAQTQHIERAINSPNSTKPQSEFRPSPHLETYYEFNKFPVPPALPEAKHFSHLNFGESLPHWPTESPWSSKIKFPTTSPVPTTKERPYEFYNAEKSTGKSYNVPTKTDQLVHKNHFDFSAPVPPSGGSKLGAIATPEHDALGSPWKKIIKFLTAFIPIGLLISALTPTVITVQSMNGTQLRSRAEKSDQPANKLLSSLNYFNSVGCEDRILCELVLSASTTQNAEQHIENLLNTFTEDGKAVEKAEEMRRIFEAVKRQDCRPIICKNMKDKT is encoded by the exons ATGTG TTACAATTGTGAGCAAGAAAGTGCAAAAAATGAGACTTTTGACGATTTATTTGACCACAAAACGAACAAATCAAGCGAGAACAATACAATCAAATTAGATAGAATAACGCAACCCTCGGCCCAAACCCAACACATCGAACGCGCCATCAATTCACCAAACTCGACTAAGCCCCAGTCCGAATTCAGGCCTAGCCCACACCTGGAAACCTACTAcgaatttaacaaatttccaGTGCCCCCGGCTTTGCCCGAAGCCAAGCATTTTTCACATTTGAATTTTGGCGAGTCTTTACCACACTGGCCTACGGAGTCTCCCTGgtcgtcaaaaattaaattcccaACGACTTCACCGGTACCAACCACCAAAGAACGCCCTTATGAGTTTTACAACGCGGAGAAAAGCACCGGAAAATCGTACAACGTACCGACAAAAACCGACCAACTTGTGCACAAAAACCACTTCGATTTTAGCGCCCCGGTACCACCCAGTGGCGGGTCCAAGCTGGGCGCTATCGCGACACCCGAGCATGACGCTCTGGGAAGCCCCTGGaagaaaataatcaaatttttgacgGCTTTCATCCCCATTGGGTTGCTGATAAGTGCGCTAACGCCGACCGTGATAACGGTCCAGTCAATGAACGGGAC ACAGTTGAGGTCACGAGCGGAAAAGTCGGACCAGCCAGCGAACAAATTGCTTTCTTCCCTCAATTATTTCAATTCGGTTGGGTGCGAAGACCGGATTTTGTGTGAGTTGGTACTGAGCGCAAGTACCACTCAAAACGCCGAGCAACACATTGAGAACCTGCTCAACACTTTCACTGAAGA TGGAAAAGCGGTCGAGAAAGCCGAAGAGATGAGAAGGATCTTCGAGGCGGTTAAACGGCAAGACTGCCGGCctattatttgcaaaaatatgaaaGACAAGAcgtaa